In one Streptomyces sp. T12 genomic region, the following are encoded:
- a CDS encoding class I SAM-dependent methyltransferase — MSPNSTYWMNYAISVTERAPYQGRRVGVALVSEHNELICSAFEGEAPGGSWYRTLRSKIQELGTPSVHSAYLTINTLSADGSFELGELLKEVRIDRVYIGLPDPALTTYLDDDPVTARGHVHRFSDGLQRQILKQNHDFYASSEQSIDCNPHYSTHRISEAVATRLTSRGFALTRSDVNANRGRFALASLIRQRYGIEPEEADRAVGAALSEAFDAKYGAYDHAYDARAANARWMDDFMSVYRQSSTHSLPSVNILNVGVGAGHEAVALFPDCPQITFIDIAESGLANISRRIPASRTVVSSAEDLSELPESSFDLYVSLRTYNSSFFDTSAAASEARRVLKPGALIVVSVANGFLYTQRGCVVPGLIIPGTEFVDLYRGMDTANRIGAEFESAGFKDIRMRPTSTEIYLSAVAA; from the coding sequence ATGAGCCCGAACAGTACCTACTGGATGAACTACGCCATTAGCGTCACAGAAAGGGCTCCATACCAAGGTCGGCGAGTCGGCGTCGCCCTCGTTTCCGAACACAATGAGTTGATCTGCTCCGCCTTCGAGGGCGAAGCACCCGGCGGATCCTGGTATCGCACTCTGCGGAGCAAGATTCAGGAACTCGGAACGCCCAGTGTTCATAGCGCATATCTGACGATCAACACCCTGTCAGCAGACGGCTCGTTCGAGCTCGGCGAACTCTTGAAGGAAGTGCGCATTGACAGGGTCTACATCGGTCTGCCAGACCCTGCGCTGACGACGTACCTCGACGACGATCCTGTCACTGCACGAGGCCATGTCCACCGCTTCTCCGACGGTTTGCAGCGTCAGATTCTCAAGCAGAACCACGACTTCTACGCATCGAGCGAGCAAAGTATCGACTGCAACCCCCACTACTCCACACACCGCATCAGTGAAGCCGTCGCCACCCGGCTGACGTCGAGGGGGTTCGCCCTCACCAGGAGTGATGTCAACGCGAACAGGGGAAGGTTTGCGCTCGCTTCTCTCATTCGCCAGAGGTATGGGATCGAGCCTGAAGAGGCTGATCGCGCCGTAGGAGCCGCACTGTCCGAAGCGTTCGATGCGAAGTACGGCGCCTATGACCACGCGTACGACGCTCGCGCCGCCAACGCGAGGTGGATGGACGACTTCATGTCGGTTTACAGGCAGTCGTCCACACATTCGCTGCCTAGCGTCAACATCCTCAACGTCGGTGTCGGGGCCGGCCACGAAGCGGTCGCCCTGTTTCCTGATTGCCCGCAAATAACATTTATTGACATCGCGGAAAGCGGGCTTGCGAACATAAGCCGACGTATTCCCGCATCCAGAACGGTCGTCTCCAGCGCCGAAGACCTGTCCGAGCTACCGGAAAGCAGTTTCGATCTTTACGTCTCCTTGAGGACGTACAACTCCTCGTTCTTCGACACGTCCGCGGCAGCCTCAGAAGCCCGCAGGGTATTGAAGCCCGGCGCGTTGATTGTCGTCTCCGTAGCCAACGGATTCTTATATACTCAGCGGGGCTGCGTCGTGCCAGGATTGATCATCCCCGGTACTGAGTTCGTCGACCTCTACCGCGGAATGGACACGGCCAATCGGATTGGCGCGGAGTTCGAAAGTGCCGGGTTCAAAGACATTCGAATGCGCCCGACAAGCACCGAGATTTATCTGTCAGCTGTCGCCGCCTGA
- a CDS encoding uracil-DNA glycosylase family protein, whose protein sequence is MNGQTTVADRILQFNQELAETTLELPPGFAVLNPFSGPQKGRVHEVTTAFYRKYYDDDRPRRLVLGSSPARRGTAVTGVPFEDAKLLESETGVDVDGYAVSRPSAGFLHDIIRRYGGRTRFYADFVMSFVCPLGLVRTNPQGREVNCNFYENKKLLELLHAFLVDALERQVTFGTDTSVCYCIGSGENFKFLSKVNEGQRFFKKIVPLEHPRFITQYSGARTEEFAEKYLSAFRGEGD, encoded by the coding sequence ATGAACGGGCAAACGACCGTTGCCGATCGGATCCTGCAGTTCAACCAGGAACTTGCGGAGACGACGCTTGAACTGCCTCCCGGGTTCGCGGTCCTCAACCCGTTCAGCGGCCCCCAGAAGGGGCGCGTCCACGAGGTGACGACCGCGTTCTACCGCAAGTACTACGACGACGACAGGCCGCGCCGCCTGGTGCTGGGGAGCTCGCCCGCCCGACGGGGCACGGCCGTGACCGGGGTCCCGTTCGAAGACGCCAAGCTCCTCGAAAGCGAAACGGGCGTCGATGTCGACGGCTATGCGGTGAGCCGGCCCTCCGCCGGATTCCTGCACGACATCATCAGGCGCTACGGGGGCCGGACAAGGTTCTACGCCGACTTCGTCATGAGCTTTGTGTGCCCTCTCGGACTGGTGAGAACGAACCCCCAGGGAAGGGAGGTCAACTGCAATTTCTACGAAAACAAGAAGTTGCTGGAGCTTCTGCATGCTTTCCTCGTGGACGCTCTGGAGCGTCAGGTCACATTTGGAACCGACACCTCGGTGTGCTACTGCATCGGCAGCGGCGAGAACTTCAAGTTCCTCTCGAAGGTGAACGAGGGTCAGCGCTTCTTCAAAAAGATCGTGCCCCTGGAGCACCCGCGCTTCATCACGCAATACAGCGGGGCGAGAACAGAAGAATTTGCCGAGAAGTACCTCAGTGCTTTCCGCGGAGAAGGCGACTAG
- a CDS encoding phosphotransferase enzyme family protein, which yields MSTASHQPAPKPVAGPSTPGRTAEREQIMAVADTLVLAYGLHPADIARIPEGTATDNYAIVDQTGRRHFAKVYRTREHLELERASVELSEYAADGGVATARATRTLEHELIATHSRVPMSLWSYVPHTETAEGTLTGARWAAAGTAMGRLHSRLATHPAAAPTLEPGAAVCDVAAARDRFKRLILAYQHRPRLGEFETWALQATRERQAVLGDVERILASLPQLTVQVMHGDLAGPNVLLKNDDVAAIVDFGPPTPGYLAWEIVRLGCDPKSVLSNGVESWLKGYTDLALAYRDANPKAPADDLLSSLRVGCAAMLCSTFPLSAPVERPHIVDAALESYARARHGAALMLLDRLPVLAEALRDTLR from the coding sequence ATGTCCACCGCATCTCACCAGCCCGCCCCCAAGCCTGTCGCCGGGCCTTCCACACCCGGCCGAACCGCGGAGAGGGAGCAGATCATGGCGGTCGCCGACACGCTGGTGCTGGCGTACGGGCTGCACCCGGCAGATATAGCGCGAATTCCGGAGGGCACCGCGACGGACAATTACGCGATCGTGGATCAAACGGGCCGTCGGCACTTCGCCAAGGTCTACCGCACTCGAGAACACTTGGAGCTGGAGCGGGCGTCGGTCGAACTGTCCGAGTACGCCGCCGACGGAGGTGTCGCGACCGCGCGGGCAACCCGCACGCTCGAGCACGAACTCATCGCGACCCACAGCCGCGTGCCGATGTCCCTGTGGTCGTACGTACCACACACCGAGACCGCCGAGGGCACCCTGACTGGTGCACGGTGGGCAGCGGCCGGCACAGCGATGGGCCGTCTCCACAGCCGACTCGCCACTCACCCCGCCGCCGCACCCACCCTGGAACCTGGTGCCGCGGTGTGCGACGTGGCCGCCGCACGTGACCGCTTCAAGAGACTGATTCTCGCGTACCAGCACAGGCCCAGGCTTGGGGAGTTCGAGACATGGGCACTGCAGGCGACGCGTGAGCGACAAGCCGTCTTGGGGGACGTCGAGCGCATCCTCGCTTCACTTCCACAGCTGACGGTCCAGGTCATGCACGGCGACCTGGCCGGTCCCAACGTCCTGTTGAAGAACGACGATGTCGCCGCGATCGTGGACTTCGGACCACCCACACCTGGGTACCTCGCCTGGGAAATCGTGCGTCTTGGCTGTGACCCCAAGAGCGTCCTGTCCAACGGTGTGGAGAGCTGGCTCAAGGGATACACCGATCTCGCCCTCGCCTATCGAGACGCCAACCCCAAGGCGCCCGCGGACGACCTCTTGTCCTCGCTTCGCGTCGGCTGTGCAGCCATGCTCTGCTCGACCTTTCCGTTGTCGGCACCAGTGGAACGACCGCACATCGTCGACGCCGCACTCGAGTCCTACGCGCGGGCACGGCACGGGGCAGCTCTGATGCTGCTGGACCGGCTACCTGTCTTGGCAGAGGCCCTGCGTGACACTCTTCGCTGA
- a CDS encoding beta-ketoacyl synthase N-terminal-like domain-containing protein, whose protein sequence is MTWDITGMAAVANIGASPQEIFAALCAGQESRKPLKAFDRDKYRAAYAYEIDDRPEGGGDIPRRATRWLTTVVRQAVADAGLGEDLSQVPVLVGTTMREQRSLELWWRDDADVALEDLHFGTALNAAFGAATTYTFANACSATLYALGMATDMIDLGLADTVVVVGTDAATESGFGTLDRVQNDIPDALRPFDATHKGMLMGEGAAAVVVQRAGTGSMPAHARVRGVSMNCDAHHAAAPDPDGITRAVLDAYRRAGVRAQDIDLVMLHGSGTPRNDATESGVLRRIFDGAGPGPRMTAIKAMTGHTLGGSGLLSLLMAVLAMKKGTVPPVLGLTDPIPEAMGLDLVQGSPVSGDLAIAQIDAFGFGGINAVAIVEAAAR, encoded by the coding sequence GTGACCTGGGACATCACGGGCATGGCCGCCGTCGCCAACATCGGCGCCAGCCCCCAGGAGATCTTCGCCGCGTTGTGCGCGGGCCAGGAGAGCCGCAAGCCCCTGAAGGCGTTCGACCGGGACAAGTACAGGGCGGCGTACGCCTACGAGATCGACGACCGGCCCGAGGGCGGTGGCGACATCCCGCGGCGCGCCACCCGCTGGCTCACCACCGTCGTCCGCCAGGCAGTCGCCGACGCGGGCCTGGGCGAGGACCTGTCCCAGGTACCCGTGCTGGTCGGAACGACCATGCGCGAGCAGCGCAGCCTCGAACTGTGGTGGCGTGACGACGCGGACGTCGCCCTGGAAGACCTGCACTTCGGCACCGCCCTGAACGCGGCCTTCGGGGCGGCCACCACGTACACCTTCGCCAACGCCTGCTCCGCCACGCTGTACGCGCTCGGCATGGCCACCGACATGATCGACCTCGGCCTGGCTGACACCGTCGTCGTCGTCGGCACCGACGCCGCCACCGAGAGCGGCTTCGGCACGCTCGACCGGGTGCAGAACGACATCCCCGACGCGCTGCGCCCCTTCGACGCCACGCACAAGGGCATGCTGATGGGAGAGGGCGCGGCGGCCGTCGTCGTCCAGCGCGCCGGCACCGGCAGCATGCCCGCGCACGCCCGGGTGCGCGGTGTGTCCATGAACTGCGACGCCCACCACGCCGCCGCGCCCGACCCCGACGGCATCACCCGCGCGGTGCTCGACGCCTACCGCAGAGCAGGGGTGCGGGCGCAGGACATCGACCTGGTGATGCTGCACGGCAGCGGCACCCCCCGCAACGACGCGACGGAGTCGGGCGTCCTGCGCCGCATCTTCGACGGCGCCGGACCCGGTCCGCGGATGACCGCCATCAAGGCGATGACCGGCCACACCCTGGGCGGCTCGGGACTGCTCAGCCTCCTGATGGCCGTGCTCGCCATGAAGAAAGGGACGGTACCCCCGGTCCTGGGACTCACCGACCCGATCCCCGAGGCCATGGGGCTGGACCTGGTGCAGGGCTCCCCCGTCTCCGGCGACCTGGCCATCGCGCAGATCGACGCCTTCGGCTTCGGAGGCATCAACGCCGTCGCGATCGTGGAGGCAGCGGCCCGATGA
- a CDS encoding AMP-binding protein, translated as MEHIDIARDRLREIVASVLEVEKEAIAPGAQFYEELGMSSLEKVEVVVAVEREFGALSTQEAAAFTSLDAAAAVLGERARTLRDVDLIDRLVAGHVCAGRGDRASYLDPQVGEITYAGLLEAARGYAGALRAAGMPEGARGLLVADDSVATVVAVLGLWWHGCVPVVISPVLTDDEVGYIAEDCAAAMVHLDAAPKRQRPLEELLATTPRFTGADVRAALATAEPGPARRPEEAGPPTGWSAGREALVQYTSGSTGMPKGVRHSAGAIAAMDDGIGSVLALTPEDTVLSSARMSFGYGFGASVLCPLAAGSRVALISGTVDVHSLAAAMQRHQPTVLFSVPRLYAALLNASETTALAAGSVRLCVAAGENLPGPLSERIGTAFQAEVLNGLGATEVLHIVVGTPPRNERPGTFGVAVPGITATVRAADGAPVADGEEGRLHIAGPTVALGYIGRPEAAAVTFADGGAYTGDVVRRAPDGTFTHLCRVDDLLNLGGYKVAPGEIESVIRGADGVQDCAVVGGCDADGLEQAVAFLVARPGSDTAVVRRAVHAAIRSGLAAYKRPARLEFRDELPTTSTGKLAAFELRKAAQS; from the coding sequence GTGGAACACATCGACATAGCGCGCGACAGACTGCGAGAGATCGTGGCGTCTGTCCTTGAGGTGGAAAAGGAAGCCATCGCGCCTGGTGCCCAGTTCTATGAGGAACTCGGCATGAGCTCCCTGGAGAAGGTCGAGGTCGTGGTCGCGGTCGAGCGCGAGTTCGGAGCCCTGTCCACGCAGGAAGCGGCAGCCTTCACCAGCCTGGACGCCGCGGCGGCCGTGCTCGGCGAGCGGGCGAGGACCCTCCGGGATGTCGACCTGATCGACCGCTTGGTGGCGGGCCATGTCTGCGCTGGCCGAGGTGACCGGGCCAGCTACCTCGACCCCCAGGTCGGGGAGATCACCTACGCGGGCCTCCTGGAGGCAGCACGCGGTTACGCGGGCGCCCTCCGGGCAGCGGGCATGCCCGAGGGCGCCCGCGGCCTCCTGGTCGCCGACGACTCCGTGGCAACCGTCGTCGCTGTCCTCGGCCTGTGGTGGCACGGCTGCGTCCCCGTGGTGATCAGCCCGGTGCTCACGGACGACGAGGTCGGCTACATCGCCGAGGACTGCGCCGCCGCGATGGTGCACCTGGACGCAGCCCCCAAGCGGCAACGCCCCCTGGAGGAGTTACTCGCCACGACGCCCCGGTTCACCGGCGCCGATGTCCGGGCCGCTCTGGCGACGGCCGAGCCCGGCCCCGCACGGCGCCCGGAAGAGGCTGGGCCGCCGACCGGGTGGAGTGCGGGGCGTGAGGCGCTGGTGCAGTACACCTCCGGAAGCACCGGCATGCCCAAGGGGGTGCGGCACTCGGCGGGAGCGATCGCGGCCATGGACGACGGCATCGGCTCGGTCCTGGCACTGACTCCTGAGGACACCGTGCTGTCCAGCGCCCGGATGTCCTTCGGCTACGGCTTCGGTGCTTCCGTCCTGTGCCCACTGGCGGCCGGCTCCCGCGTCGCGCTCATCAGCGGCACGGTCGACGTCCACTCGCTCGCCGCCGCGATGCAGCGTCACCAGCCCACCGTGCTGTTCTCCGTCCCACGGCTGTACGCCGCGCTGCTGAACGCCTCCGAGACGACGGCGCTCGCCGCCGGCTCCGTGCGGCTGTGCGTGGCGGCGGGCGAGAATCTGCCGGGTCCGCTCAGCGAGCGGATCGGCACCGCCTTCCAGGCCGAGGTGCTCAACGGTCTCGGCGCCACCGAGGTGCTCCACATCGTCGTCGGCACGCCGCCGCGGAATGAGCGTCCGGGCACCTTCGGGGTGGCGGTGCCCGGGATAACCGCGACCGTCCGCGCTGCGGACGGCGCGCCCGTCGCCGACGGGGAGGAGGGCCGGCTGCACATCGCCGGCCCGACAGTCGCCCTCGGCTACATCGGCCGGCCGGAGGCCGCCGCGGTCACCTTCGCCGACGGCGGCGCGTACACCGGCGACGTGGTGCGCCGGGCGCCGGACGGTACGTTCACCCATCTGTGCCGCGTCGATGACCTGCTCAACCTGGGCGGCTACAAGGTCGCGCCGGGTGAGATCGAGAGCGTCATCCGCGGCGCTGATGGGGTCCAGGACTGCGCGGTGGTCGGCGGCTGCGATGCTGACGGCCTGGAGCAGGCCGTGGCGTTTCTGGTGGCCCGGCCGGGATCCGACACGGCCGTGGTGCGGCGCGCGGTGCACGCCGCGATCCGCAGCGGTCTCGCCGCCTACAAGCGGCCGGCCCGTCTGGAGTTCCGTGACGAGCTCCCGACCACGTCGACCGGCAAGCTGGCCGCCTTCGAGCTCCGGAAGGCGGCACAATCGTGA
- a CDS encoding peptide deformylase, whose protein sequence is MEREERGTFAAELTHWRSVRGLSKAALAGRLNIDPSYVSHMEAGREHGSSQLARRADAELDAGGALWQAWQRTDALPQAAEQSEPPSGSGLLVLEDEAALSFDGSVYHLSMRRRLRNNGIEPVTRYLVRIAVDRYPSEPERSNALYRRNPLTWDELGLTAYCGSEPMGWTVKHDRDAFKEVWLQFQSPTSRFPLYPGQEAEITYSYSVGAEKWGPWFQRAVRLPTRRLAVELAFPRDGEPSVWGTETSMSADFAPLRTPPQRTERGDQSVFSWATVDPPLHARFRLEWRLKNADDAKENDPVNTLSASQAMTNAGILQDGDPILVRPARPFELPAEAEEAQQVIRELLAAVDRVRQLHTFGKGMGIAAPQIGIDRSAAVVFPPEAEAEPIVLLNATVAESSEEEDEQYEGCLSFFDVRGLVPRPLSIVVAHSDLDGATRLSRFSQGSARLVNHEVDHLGGVLYRERMCPGMQPIPVEEYRGTGQQWTYG, encoded by the coding sequence TTGGAGAGGGAGGAGCGGGGCACCTTCGCTGCCGAACTCACGCACTGGCGCAGCGTGCGGGGTTTGTCGAAGGCGGCCCTCGCGGGACGCCTCAACATCGACCCCTCGTACGTCAGCCACATGGAGGCCGGCCGCGAGCACGGCAGCTCCCAGCTCGCGCGCCGGGCGGACGCCGAACTCGACGCAGGCGGTGCCCTGTGGCAGGCATGGCAGCGCACCGACGCTTTGCCGCAGGCGGCCGAGCAGTCCGAACCCCCGTCGGGCTCTGGACTGTTGGTCCTGGAGGACGAGGCGGCCCTGAGCTTCGACGGCAGCGTCTACCACCTGAGCATGCGCCGGCGTCTGCGTAACAACGGCATCGAACCCGTCACCCGCTACCTCGTACGCATCGCGGTAGACCGCTATCCCTCCGAGCCCGAGCGCTCCAATGCCCTGTACCGGCGCAACCCGCTCACGTGGGATGAACTGGGCCTGACGGCATACTGCGGGAGCGAACCAATGGGCTGGACCGTCAAGCACGACCGCGACGCGTTCAAGGAGGTGTGGCTCCAGTTCCAGAGCCCCACCAGCCGCTTCCCCCTCTACCCGGGCCAGGAAGCGGAGATCACCTATTCGTACTCCGTCGGCGCCGAGAAGTGGGGCCCCTGGTTCCAAAGGGCCGTCCGGCTCCCCACCCGCCGCCTCGCCGTCGAACTCGCCTTCCCCCGCGACGGTGAACCGTCCGTGTGGGGCACCGAGACCTCCATGAGCGCGGACTTCGCTCCACTGCGCACGCCGCCCCAGCGAACCGAAAGAGGCGACCAGTCCGTGTTCTCCTGGGCGACGGTCGATCCGCCCTTGCACGCCCGCTTCCGCCTTGAATGGCGCCTGAAGAACGCTGACGACGCGAAAGAGAACGACCCAGTGAACACCCTCTCTGCCAGCCAGGCGATGACGAACGCCGGCATCCTCCAGGACGGTGACCCCATCCTCGTCCGACCCGCACGCCCCTTCGAACTGCCGGCTGAAGCCGAGGAGGCCCAGCAAGTCATCCGTGAACTGCTGGCCGCTGTTGACCGTGTTCGCCAACTGCACACCTTCGGCAAAGGCATGGGCATCGCCGCCCCGCAGATCGGCATTGACCGATCCGCCGCCGTGGTCTTCCCACCCGAGGCCGAAGCGGAGCCGATCGTGCTGCTGAACGCCACCGTCGCCGAGTCCTCCGAAGAAGAGGACGAACAGTACGAAGGCTGCCTGTCGTTCTTCGACGTACGCGGTCTCGTGCCTCGGCCCCTGAGTATCGTCGTCGCCCACAGCGACCTCGACGGCGCCACACGGCTGTCCCGCTTCTCCCAGGGCTCTGCCCGCCTCGTCAACCACGAGGTCGACCACCTTGGCGGAGTGCTGTACCGCGAGCGCATGTGCCCAGGTATGCAACCGATTCCCGTCGAGGAGTACCGCGGCACGGGCCAGCAGTGGACCTACGGCTGA
- a CDS encoding thioesterase domain-containing protein translates to MTTASVNIEELRLLIAGVLEIEPEEVTGEAHFSDELDIDSLLMLEISTRVETAFGVPENTVVISGASTLAELHAFVVSKLVVETSARPVIRPRPLSDPAVRLFLFHHAGGSHLLYRGWAEHFPQDWELCLLEAPGRGHLQALPLIDDCDRLVAYFHTEIAPLLDRPFGFFGHSMGSLIAYQLTRRLHHEGDPLPDWLGVSAYGAPQVEAGADGRPHLMSDEELRGWLRDVGGNQPQLLDDDAVWRKFAPVFRNDFKLLDTWAPPRDPEPLPVPLSVFGGRRDRLIGEDRLLSWQAFTTHFRGLERYEGDHFYVMNHRRPLAAVITAAMRSAAT, encoded by the coding sequence ATGACCACTGCGTCCGTGAACATTGAGGAGCTCCGCCTGCTGATAGCCGGCGTACTGGAGATCGAACCCGAGGAGGTCACCGGAGAGGCGCACTTCTCCGACGAGCTCGACATCGACTCGCTGCTGATGCTTGAGATCTCTACCCGCGTGGAGACTGCGTTCGGCGTCCCGGAGAACACCGTGGTCATCAGCGGTGCCAGCACCCTCGCCGAGCTGCACGCCTTCGTCGTCTCGAAGCTCGTCGTCGAGACGTCGGCCCGGCCGGTCATCCGCCCGAGGCCGCTGAGCGACCCAGCTGTACGCCTGTTCCTGTTCCACCACGCCGGCGGCTCACACCTGCTCTACCGGGGCTGGGCGGAGCACTTCCCCCAGGACTGGGAACTCTGCCTCCTGGAGGCCCCCGGCCGAGGCCACCTGCAGGCACTGCCGCTGATCGACGACTGCGACCGGCTGGTCGCTTACTTCCACACCGAGATCGCGCCCCTGCTCGACCGGCCCTTCGGATTCTTCGGCCACAGCATGGGCTCACTCATCGCCTACCAGCTCACCCGCCGACTTCACCACGAGGGGGACCCGCTGCCGGACTGGCTGGGTGTGTCCGCCTACGGCGCCCCGCAGGTCGAGGCCGGCGCCGACGGCCGCCCTCATCTGATGTCCGACGAGGAACTGCGGGGTTGGCTGCGGGACGTAGGCGGCAACCAGCCGCAGCTCCTCGACGACGACGCCGTCTGGCGCAAGTTCGCCCCGGTGTTCCGTAACGACTTCAAACTTCTGGACACCTGGGCTCCTCCACGCGACCCCGAGCCGCTGCCCGTTCCACTCTCGGTATTCGGGGGCCGCCGCGACAGGCTGATCGGCGAGGACCGTCTGCTCTCCTGGCAGGCGTTCACCACGCACTTCCGCGGACTCGAGAGGTACGAGGGCGACCACTTCTATGTGATGAACCACCGGCGGCCGCTCGCTGCCGTCATAACGGCCGCGATGCGTTCCGCCGCTACTTGA
- a CDS encoding beta-ketoacyl synthase N-terminal-like domain-containing protein translates to MSTTSTAHMRNPNVREVVVTAIGLALPGVATYGDLLGPLPGEGGFDPATGLSGRDLRHKDRASRLALRAAEFALHDASLTDATFTGAADATAVVVSTNLGNADSVCEAADTIAREGVRGLSPQGLPQTSSNVIAGWVAIRYGLRGPNLTVCNGTTSGLDALAWARNLIVAGRAEAAVVVGVEPANDVTAKLLGEQSTDAAVAVVLEPADAAARRGARPRATITGYARARDLAVALASAGVTEERSVGLWLGDEADAGAAQLLAATRRIDLEAQLGPLSGALGVLQCAAAAAHFEGGATGNVLATSGGPHHDAAATLLLTP, encoded by the coding sequence ATGAGCACGACGAGCACCGCGCACATGAGGAACCCGAACGTCCGGGAGGTCGTCGTCACGGCCATCGGACTGGCGCTCCCCGGTGTCGCGACGTACGGCGACCTCCTCGGACCCCTGCCCGGCGAGGGCGGCTTCGACCCGGCCACCGGACTCAGCGGACGCGACCTGCGCCACAAGGACCGCGCGTCCCGGCTCGCCCTGCGGGCCGCCGAGTTCGCCCTCCACGACGCGAGCCTGACCGACGCCACGTTCACCGGCGCGGCCGATGCGACCGCCGTCGTGGTCAGCACCAACCTGGGCAACGCGGACAGCGTCTGCGAAGCCGCAGACACCATCGCCAGAGAAGGCGTCAGGGGCCTCAGCCCGCAGGGCCTGCCTCAGACCTCAAGCAACGTCATCGCTGGCTGGGTGGCCATCCGCTACGGGCTGCGCGGCCCCAACCTCACCGTCTGCAACGGCACCACGAGCGGTCTGGATGCCCTGGCCTGGGCCCGGAATCTCATCGTGGCCGGGCGCGCCGAAGCGGCCGTCGTCGTCGGCGTCGAACCAGCGAACGACGTGACGGCGAAGCTGCTCGGCGAGCAGTCCACCGACGCGGCGGTCGCCGTCGTCCTCGAACCGGCGGACGCAGCCGCTCGCCGTGGCGCACGCCCGCGCGCCACGATCACCGGGTACGCGCGGGCCAGGGACCTCGCCGTGGCGCTGGCCTCCGCCGGTGTGACGGAGGAGAGATCCGTCGGACTGTGGCTCGGGGACGAGGCGGATGCCGGGGCGGCCCAGCTGCTCGCAGCCACGCGCCGGATCGACCTGGAAGCCCAGCTCGGCCCGCTGTCCGGGGCACTGGGCGTCCTGCAGTGCGCCGCCGCGGCTGCCCACTTCGAGGGCGGCGCCACCGGGAACGTGCTCGCCACGTCCGGAGGCCCTCACCACGACGCGGCAGCCACCCTGCTGCTGACCCCTTGA
- a CDS encoding nucleoside 2-deoxyribosyltransferase, producing the protein MTEGRVLVHFGSERVSVHRLQSGELQLLARERLPFGAGLTGVALADSVGEFCAGLKEFTEVVDNKSTRVHATGVFQQLPQPEAATLVNSFYVDTGLYFNIVRPELERFYLDTGMSACGLSDMVEGMIRREFRTAVVCGSFQQSLGHIEATITQLCETGTQVLSPRSTRIKPETEGTDFILFDYQDLLKNERDTWRHKYVHMDAFRQADAVVVCNPGGRVGSGTVFELGFMSALGKRVIFTEEPLGVSVSFPCEVGLGA; encoded by the coding sequence GTGACAGAAGGCAGGGTCCTGGTCCACTTCGGTTCGGAACGCGTCAGCGTCCACCGCCTCCAGAGCGGCGAGCTGCAGCTGCTCGCGAGGGAGCGGCTTCCATTCGGAGCCGGCCTCACTGGCGTGGCGCTCGCGGACAGCGTCGGCGAGTTCTGCGCCGGGCTCAAGGAGTTCACCGAGGTCGTTGACAACAAGAGCACTCGGGTGCACGCCACCGGGGTCTTCCAGCAGCTCCCGCAGCCGGAAGCGGCCACGCTGGTCAACAGCTTCTACGTCGACACGGGCCTCTACTTCAACATCGTGAGGCCCGAGTTGGAACGGTTCTACCTGGACACGGGCATGTCCGCCTGCGGCTTGAGCGACATGGTGGAAGGCATGATCCGGCGGGAGTTTCGGACGGCAGTCGTCTGCGGCAGCTTCCAGCAGTCCCTGGGGCACATCGAGGCAACCATCACCCAGCTGTGCGAAACCGGCACCCAGGTGCTCAGCCCCCGCAGCACCAGGATCAAGCCGGAGACCGAGGGCACCGACTTCATCCTCTTCGACTACCAGGACTTGCTGAAGAACGAACGCGACACGTGGCGGCACAAGTACGTGCACATGGACGCCTTCAGGCAGGCCGACGCTGTCGTCGTGTGCAACCCGGGCGGTCGCGTCGGAAGCGGCACCGTGTTCGAGCTCGGCTTCATGTCCGCGCTCGGTAAGAGGGTCATCTTCACGGAGGAGCCCCTGGGCGTGTCTGTCTCCTTCCCCTGCGAGGTGGGCCTGGGCGCCTGA